A genomic segment from Orrella daihaiensis encodes:
- a CDS encoding carboxymuconolactone decarboxylase family protein yields the protein MTSKQETAKLFEEGLQVRREVLGKEYVDGGIAKADDFMMAFQHITTEWCWGYAWTRDGLDKKTRSMLNLAMLTALKCPNEIKLHVRGALHNGVTVDEIKEILLHATVYSGIPAGLEAFKAAHSVLIEEGAIPGKK from the coding sequence ATGACCAGCAAACAAGAAACCGCAAAACTTTTTGAAGAAGGACTTCAAGTACGCCGTGAGGTGCTTGGCAAGGAATACGTCGATGGCGGCATAGCCAAGGCAGACGACTTCATGATGGCCTTCCAGCACATCACCACCGAGTGGTGCTGGGGTTATGCATGGACCCGTGACGGATTGGACAAAAAAACCCGTAGCATGCTCAACCTTGCGATGCTCACAGCCTTGAAATGCCCCAACGAGATCAAGCTGCACGTGCGTGGCGCCTTGCACAATGGCGTGACCGTCGACGAAATCAAGGAAATTTTGCTGCATGCCACCGTCTACTCCGGCATTCCTGCCGGCCTTGAGGCCTTCAAGGCCGCGCACAGCGTGCTCATCGAAGAAGGCGCTATTCCAGGGAAGAAGTAA
- a CDS encoding NAD(P)-dependent oxidoreductase yields MKQQTTADKPRIGFIGLGKMGWPMASRLAQDGYALTLLDANLELATQLAQEIGANPATNAKMLAQQSEIIITILPNSSIVQSVLDGSEGLLAGLNPGSIIIDMTSGVPSMTQTLAAQVANAGGHLVDAPVSGGVPRAKTGELSIMFGGSEQLLETVRPVLATMGNAIERIGDVGSAHAMKALNNLVSAGGFLIGIEALMIGKRFGLSPDKMVDVLNASTGMNNSTQKKFKQYVLSGKYNSGFGLDLMVKDLGIALGLAHETQTPAAFSALCHEMWSASARMLGAGNDHTAVAKLVQTLANDSIEDR; encoded by the coding sequence ATGAAACAGCAAACAACGGCTGACAAACCTCGAATCGGCTTTATCGGTTTAGGCAAAATGGGCTGGCCCATGGCCAGCCGACTGGCCCAGGATGGCTATGCTTTGACGTTACTCGATGCCAATCTAGAGCTGGCCACTCAGTTGGCGCAGGAAATCGGCGCCAACCCTGCCACGAACGCCAAGATGCTTGCGCAGCAATCAGAAATAATCATCACCATCTTGCCCAACAGCTCAATTGTTCAATCTGTGCTAGATGGATCTGAGGGTCTACTTGCCGGTTTGAATCCAGGCTCAATCATTATCGACATGACCTCTGGGGTACCCAGCATGACCCAGACACTGGCCGCACAAGTCGCAAATGCCGGCGGTCATTTGGTAGACGCGCCGGTCTCAGGCGGCGTGCCACGCGCTAAAACGGGTGAGCTGTCGATCATGTTTGGTGGATCCGAACAATTGCTTGAAACGGTGCGTCCAGTGTTAGCCACCATGGGCAATGCGATTGAGCGTATTGGTGACGTCGGTTCTGCTCACGCCATGAAGGCCTTAAACAACCTGGTATCAGCAGGTGGGTTTTTAATTGGCATTGAAGCCCTGATGATTGGCAAACGGTTTGGCCTGAGTCCCGACAAAATGGTGGACGTTCTGAATGCATCGACCGGCATGAACAATTCCACCCAGAAAAAATTCAAGCAATACGTCCTTTCGGGTAAATACAACTCTGGTTTCGGGCTTGATTTAATGGTCAAGGACTTGGGAATTGCCCTCGGGCTGGCGCACGAGACCCAGACGCCTGCGGCATTTTCTGCGTTGTGCCATGAAATGTGGTCGGCTTCAGCACGAATGCTGGGTGCCGGCAATGACCACACGGCTGTGGCCAAGCTGGTTCAGACGCTAGCAAACGACAGTATCGAAGATCGCTAG
- a CDS encoding DUF1289 domain-containing protein: MSFSDNAKSVRPDSPCVAVCSTLFDEICRGCGRTVMEVSNWVFMTQEEKDAVWERILAQGFPKPPDNRRAPK; this comes from the coding sequence ATGAGCTTTTCTGACAATGCCAAGTCGGTTCGCCCCGATTCGCCGTGCGTGGCGGTGTGCTCGACACTATTTGACGAAATCTGTCGCGGTTGTGGCCGAACCGTGATGGAAGTGTCCAATTGGGTGTTCATGACCCAAGAGGAGAAAGACGCTGTCTGGGAACGAATTCTGGCGCAGGGATTTCCCAAGCCACCAGACAACCGCCGTGCACCGAAATAG
- the metK gene encoding methionine adenosyltransferase: protein MKSNDFLFTSESVSEGHPDKVSDQISDAVLDAIFTQDPNARVAAETLCNTGLVVLAGEITTTANVDYIQVARDTIKRIGYDNSDYGIDYKGCAVLVAYDKQSPDIAQGVDRSSEEYLNQGAGDQGLMFGYACDETPDLMPAPIWYSHRLVQRQSELRKDGRLPWLRPDAKSQVTFRYVNGRPVEVDTVVLSTQHAPEISQTAIHEAVIEDIIRPSFPDGLITPKTKFLVNPTGRFVIGGPQGDCGLTGRKIIVDTYGGACPHGGGAFSGKDPSKVDRSAAYAARYVAKNIVAAGLAKQCQVQVSYAIGVADPINITVYTEGTGVVPDDQLAKLVREHFDLRPRGIVNMLDLLRPIYSKTAAYGHFGRSEPEFSWEATDKAAELKKAV, encoded by the coding sequence ATGAAGTCAAATGACTTTCTCTTTACCTCGGAATCAGTTTCTGAAGGCCATCCAGACAAGGTCTCTGACCAGATCTCGGATGCGGTTCTCGATGCCATCTTTACTCAAGATCCCAATGCCCGAGTAGCTGCCGAAACGCTTTGCAACACGGGCTTGGTTGTGCTGGCTGGTGAAATCACCACAACAGCCAACGTCGACTACATTCAGGTGGCGCGTGACACCATTAAGCGCATTGGCTACGACAACAGTGACTACGGCATTGATTACAAAGGGTGTGCCGTGCTGGTCGCGTATGACAAACAGTCTCCCGATATTGCACAAGGCGTGGACCGATCCTCTGAGGAGTACTTGAATCAGGGTGCTGGAGACCAGGGTCTGATGTTCGGCTATGCGTGCGATGAAACCCCAGACTTGATGCCGGCACCGATTTGGTATTCACACCGTCTGGTGCAACGTCAAAGTGAGTTGCGCAAAGACGGTCGCTTGCCGTGGTTGCGTCCGGATGCCAAGTCGCAGGTGACGTTCCGTTATGTCAATGGGCGTCCTGTAGAAGTTGATACGGTGGTGTTGTCAACGCAACATGCACCTGAAATCTCTCAAACGGCTATCCATGAGGCGGTAATTGAGGACATCATTCGTCCGAGTTTCCCTGATGGATTAATTACGCCTAAGACGAAGTTTTTAGTGAACCCGACAGGTCGCTTTGTGATCGGTGGCCCGCAGGGTGACTGCGGACTGACCGGCCGAAAAATTATTGTTGATACTTATGGTGGTGCTTGCCCCCATGGTGGCGGCGCATTCTCGGGTAAAGACCCATCGAAGGTGGATCGTTCAGCGGCATATGCCGCACGCTATGTGGCCAAGAACATCGTGGCAGCGGGTTTGGCTAAACAGTGTCAAGTACAGGTCAGTTATGCCATTGGGGTTGCAGATCCTATCAACATCACGGTCTACACAGAAGGCACGGGCGTTGTTCCAGACGATCAATTGGCCAAGTTGGTGCGTGAGCACTTTGACCTGCGCCCGCGCGGCATTGTGAACATGCTCGATCTGCTGCGTCCGATCTATTCCAAGACCGCGGCCTACGGTCACTTTGGTCGTAGCGAACCGGAGTTCAGCTGGGAAGCGACGGATAAGGCGGCTGAGCTTAAGAAAGCTGTCTAA
- a CDS encoding lysophospholipid acyltransferase family protein: protein MLLILFRLLSMLPLSALQAIGRFGGRLVFAIPGRYRDRLIANARQAGFDDPAFFKEAAAQTGAMIMELPHVWLKPSQCLDKVVGDEEHILQAAHDAGRGILFLTPHLGSFEMSARHGARHQRLTVMFRPPRKAFLAPVMDMARNKSGVVAVPANLQGVKEFVKALKRNESVGMLPDQVPREGEGVWAPFFGREAFTVTLPGKLAKMTHAIVIVAACERLPRGQGWRMHYLRAPDVLPADAREQAVLFNEMMQTLINRFPTQYLWGYYRYKRPKDAPPAPDQDHFD from the coding sequence ATGTTGCTAATTCTGTTTCGCCTGCTGTCCATGCTGCCGCTCTCAGCCCTGCAAGCTATCGGGCGCTTTGGCGGGCGACTGGTATTTGCCATACCAGGACGCTATCGCGATCGCTTGATTGCCAACGCTAGACAAGCCGGGTTTGACGACCCCGCTTTCTTTAAGGAAGCTGCAGCCCAGACTGGCGCCATGATCATGGAGCTGCCTCACGTCTGGTTAAAACCCAGCCAATGCCTGGACAAGGTCGTAGGCGATGAGGAACACATTTTGCAAGCAGCACACGACGCTGGGCGCGGCATTCTGTTTCTAACCCCTCACCTTGGCAGCTTTGAGATGTCAGCTCGCCATGGCGCCAGACACCAAAGACTGACGGTCATGTTTCGCCCCCCACGTAAGGCGTTTCTAGCGCCTGTCATGGACATGGCGCGCAACAAGTCGGGCGTGGTCGCAGTGCCAGCCAACTTGCAAGGGGTTAAAGAGTTTGTCAAAGCCCTCAAACGCAACGAGTCTGTCGGTATGCTGCCTGATCAGGTACCGCGTGAAGGCGAAGGTGTTTGGGCACCATTTTTTGGGCGCGAGGCTTTCACAGTCACGCTTCCGGGCAAACTCGCCAAAATGACCCATGCGATTGTGATCGTCGCCGCTTGTGAGCGCCTACCTAGGGGCCAAGGCTGGCGTATGCATTATCTGCGTGCGCCAGACGTGCTGCCAGCAGATGCGCGCGAGCAGGCCGTGCTGTTTAATGAGATGATGCAAACTCTGATCAATCGTTTCCCAACCCAGTATCTTTGGGGCTATTACCGCTACAAGCGGCCAAAAGATGCACCGCCTGCACCGGATCAAGACCATTTTGACTGA
- a CDS encoding lysophospholipid acyltransferase family protein, protein MHRLHRIKTILTEKRQPAQQQSPTRGADLHSLKSRSVAAWLLVTTFELLARAPMRFRLSLGWLLSKLAPLVMPRRAKIARRNIELCFADKTQAEQQQLLKDHWRALVQSFIDRSVIWFGSPQEIEAFVTLSGIEHAHHYTDQQLPIMLLAPHFVGLDAAASRLTLAGPEGATIYAEQRNKLIDDFVRLGRGRFHNVHLVSRKDGIRGLIRLIKQGMPIYYLPDMDLGRRGAALVPFFGVPAYTQMSTAQLARQFNLPVLPVISTWDPKTGRYHVEVLPPLDTFPNPANTLEQDTAHLNELIEQWILPRAAQYYWVHRRFKHRPEGEPYPYE, encoded by the coding sequence ATGCACCGCCTGCACCGGATCAAGACCATTTTGACTGAGAAACGACAACCGGCTCAACAACAGTCGCCCACTCGTGGCGCCGATTTACATTCGCTGAAATCGCGATCCGTTGCCGCTTGGCTCCTGGTCACGACTTTCGAATTATTGGCGCGAGCGCCCATGCGATTTCGTCTCTCATTAGGTTGGTTGCTGTCAAAACTAGCACCTCTTGTGATGCCGCGACGCGCCAAGATCGCCCGGCGCAACATCGAGTTGTGTTTTGCGGACAAGACCCAAGCCGAGCAACAGCAATTGCTAAAGGATCATTGGCGAGCTCTAGTGCAAAGCTTTATCGACCGCAGTGTCATTTGGTTTGGCAGCCCGCAAGAAATTGAAGCATTCGTCACGCTATCCGGGATTGAACATGCCCACCACTACACCGATCAGCAACTGCCGATTATGTTGCTCGCCCCACACTTTGTTGGGCTCGATGCGGCAGCCAGTCGCCTCACGCTAGCTGGTCCCGAGGGCGCCACCATCTACGCTGAGCAGCGCAACAAATTGATCGATGACTTCGTCAGGCTTGGGCGAGGGCGCTTTCATAATGTTCACCTCGTCAGCCGCAAAGATGGTATCCGCGGACTCATTCGCTTGATCAAACAAGGCATGCCCATTTATTACTTGCCTGACATGGACCTTGGACGTCGAGGTGCAGCACTGGTGCCATTTTTTGGGGTGCCGGCCTACACGCAGATGTCCACGGCACAGTTGGCTCGCCAATTCAATCTCCCTGTTCTGCCCGTCATCAGTACCTGGGATCCCAAAACCGGCAGATACCACGTCGAGGTATTGCCACCGCTTGACACCTTCCCCAACCCGGCCAATACCCTTGAGCAGGACACGGCGCACTTAAACGAACTGATCGAGCAATGGATCTTGCCTCGCGCTGCACAGTATTACTGGGTTCATCGGCGCTTCAAGCACCGGCCAGAAGGCGAACCCTACCCCTATGAATGA
- the dapF gene encoding diaminopimelate epimerase produces MKWSFTKMHGAGNDFVVLDGLSQAIEMTPELARAIAHRQFGIGCDQILLVDAPTDPNADFRYRIFNSDGSEVEHCGNGARCFVRFVHERKLSSRNPIRAEIATGLITLTELPDGQVRVDMGQTRFAPADLSFDASGLASRVVGQDTQYALPLDNQNPPAWLSLVAISNPHAVQIVDDINTAPVALIGPAIESHPRFAKRVNAGFMQVLDAHNIRLRVYERGAGETLACGTGACAAVASGIRQGLLKSPVKVQTRGGTLTIEWDGTTLQMTGPATTVFEGQVNIAQLIESIPTF; encoded by the coding sequence ATGAAATGGTCTTTCACCAAAATGCACGGCGCCGGCAACGATTTCGTGGTGCTTGACGGCCTGTCCCAGGCTATCGAGATGACACCCGAATTAGCCCGTGCAATCGCACACCGCCAATTCGGGATTGGTTGCGACCAGATCCTTCTGGTGGATGCGCCAACTGACCCTAATGCGGATTTCAGGTATCGGATTTTTAATTCAGATGGCTCCGAAGTCGAGCATTGTGGCAACGGTGCCCGTTGTTTTGTGCGATTTGTGCATGAACGCAAGTTGTCTTCACGAAACCCTATTCGCGCGGAGATCGCCACGGGCCTCATTACATTGACCGAACTGCCAGACGGGCAAGTTCGAGTGGACATGGGACAAACTCGATTCGCACCAGCCGACTTGTCGTTTGACGCATCCGGGCTGGCGTCGCGTGTGGTGGGTCAGGACACACAATACGCATTGCCGCTTGACAATCAGAACCCGCCGGCTTGGTTGTCACTCGTGGCGATTTCCAATCCCCACGCTGTCCAGATCGTCGATGACATTAATACTGCGCCTGTGGCTTTAATTGGGCCGGCCATTGAGAGTCATCCGCGGTTTGCCAAACGCGTGAATGCCGGCTTTATGCAAGTACTCGATGCCCACAATATTCGACTGCGGGTGTATGAGCGCGGCGCAGGCGAAACGCTCGCCTGTGGCACGGGTGCTTGCGCAGCCGTTGCAAGCGGTATCCGCCAAGGGCTGCTAAAAAGCCCGGTGAAAGTACAAACGCGAGGTGGTACGCTGACCATTGAATGGGATGGCACAACCTTACAAATGACAGGACCTGCAACCACCGTATTTGAAGGGCAGGTAAACATCGCGCAACTGATTGAATCGATTCCAACCTTTTGA
- a CDS encoding DUF484 family protein, which produces MTENLSALTVARFLQENPEFFSDHAELFAALTVPHPNQSRAISLGERQIMTLRDRQKDLEMRLAALSHQASFNESVANKVTSWCEVMLTAQDAQTIPGHIIAGLAETFDIPEVGMRLWGLDIATEGVGEPVDEDARLFAQSLTAPYCGPNKEFSVTQWLRDTPASMAMVTIKHGSADAAPTVGLLLLASDDPERFTSDMGTTFLETIGRLASAAIGRLPLKSGT; this is translated from the coding sequence ATGACCGAGAACTTAAGCGCATTGACAGTGGCCCGGTTCCTGCAAGAGAACCCGGAATTTTTTTCTGATCACGCCGAGTTGTTTGCCGCACTCACTGTTCCACATCCGAATCAGTCACGCGCCATATCCTTGGGCGAGCGTCAGATCATGACTTTGCGTGATCGCCAGAAAGATCTGGAAATGCGCCTAGCTGCACTGAGTCACCAGGCCAGTTTCAATGAGTCGGTTGCCAACAAGGTGACCAGTTGGTGTGAAGTCATGCTAACGGCCCAAGATGCTCAAACCATTCCCGGCCATATCATCGCCGGGCTAGCAGAGACCTTTGATATTCCTGAAGTCGGTATGCGTCTGTGGGGCCTGGACATAGCCACAGAAGGGGTGGGAGAGCCGGTTGATGAGGACGCCCGGTTATTCGCCCAGAGTCTGACAGCGCCGTACTGTGGGCCCAATAAGGAATTTTCTGTCACACAATGGCTGCGCGATACACCCGCATCGATGGCCATGGTTACCATCAAGCATGGTTCAGCTGACGCTGCACCGACAGTTGGTCTTCTTTTGCTTGCCTCTGACGATCCTGAGCGCTTTACCAGCGACATGGGCACAACCTTCCTGGAGACAATCGGTCGGCTTGCGTCTGCAGCCATCGGTCGGTTGCCGCTCAAATCAGGGACATAG
- the xerC gene encoding tyrosine recombinase XerC, with translation MNAPVNLPEPMRQWLDYLATQRRYAAHTISAYERDLRQLVELATDMAPQDIAERHIRQFLGKLHGQGHQPRSLARMLSAWRGFYAWWAPKIGLALNPVQDVKAPKANRSLPKAMSVDQTQALLENSALAASREPLTLRDRAIFELFYSSGLRLSELVSLDISYYKSSDYESSSWLEIAQQEVHVLGKGNKRRTVPVGQQATLALEAWLSVRDQFVKPQSDSCDQFALFLGERGKRIHPRVIQQRLAQLALAAGLPTRVHPHVLRHSFASHVLQSAQDLRAVQEMLGHASISTTQVYTKLDFQHLASVYDAAHPRANRKSSDKS, from the coding sequence ATGAACGCACCGGTTAACTTGCCTGAACCGATGCGCCAGTGGCTAGACTACCTCGCCACCCAACGTCGCTACGCTGCACATACGATTTCTGCCTACGAGCGCGATCTAAGACAGCTCGTTGAGCTCGCCACTGACATGGCACCGCAAGACATCGCCGAGCGGCACATTCGTCAATTCCTGGGCAAGCTGCATGGCCAAGGCCATCAGCCTAGAAGCCTGGCACGAATGCTCTCGGCATGGCGCGGCTTTTACGCCTGGTGGGCTCCCAAAATCGGCTTGGCGCTAAACCCCGTGCAAGACGTTAAAGCCCCTAAAGCCAACCGAAGCTTGCCGAAAGCCATGTCGGTAGATCAAACTCAAGCGCTGCTGGAGAACAGCGCTCTGGCAGCATCGCGTGAGCCACTGACCTTGCGTGATCGAGCCATCTTTGAACTGTTCTATTCCAGTGGTCTACGATTAAGCGAGTTGGTATCGCTAGACATCAGTTATTACAAATCATCCGACTACGAATCAAGTAGCTGGCTAGAGATCGCACAACAAGAGGTCCACGTGCTCGGTAAAGGTAACAAGCGGCGCACAGTTCCGGTCGGTCAACAAGCAACCCTAGCCCTAGAAGCCTGGCTATCGGTGCGCGATCAATTTGTAAAGCCTCAAAGTGACAGCTGTGACCAATTCGCCCTGTTTCTCGGTGAGCGTGGCAAGCGCATCCACCCCCGAGTGATCCAACAGCGCCTCGCGCAGCTGGCTTTGGCCGCTGGCTTGCCCACCCGCGTGCATCCACATGTTCTGAGGCACAGCTTTGCCAGCCATGTGTTGCAGTCAGCTCAAGATCTGCGTGCCGTTCAGGAAATGCTCGGGCATGCCAGTATCTCGACTACGCAGGTTTACACAAAACTCGATTTCCAACATCTGGCCTCAGTTTATGACGCTGCCCATCCTCGGGCCAACCGAAAATCCTCGGATAAATCCTGA
- a CDS encoding DUF1007 family protein, producing MNLVPNRITKHLRWLTFVVVIAMLLALPIRALAHPHMWVEGKVQLMFDAQGAVTGVTQTWLFDEMFSSYAKQGLPVGSDNRPPQSELDKIGKSWIEALADPMSHYFTRIMHGNREVPTGPAQRVRVDWDSKAQQMSLQFELPLLTPLMPGDRPLVVSVADPTFYVAYSFEAPDAVTLLAAPSSCSAKYEMPKPLDAQTAQRLAAIGPDVTELPSDLMAVTQTLQHRVILTCL from the coding sequence ATGAATCTCGTACCAAACCGCATCACAAAGCATTTGCGATGGCTCACATTTGTTGTGGTAATTGCGATGCTTTTAGCGCTACCTATTCGGGCCCTTGCCCACCCGCACATGTGGGTAGAGGGCAAAGTGCAATTGATGTTTGATGCGCAGGGCGCTGTCACTGGCGTGACACAGACCTGGCTATTCGACGAAATGTTCTCAAGTTACGCCAAGCAAGGGTTACCGGTAGGCTCGGATAATCGCCCCCCACAATCTGAACTCGACAAGATCGGCAAATCTTGGATCGAAGCACTGGCAGATCCCATGTCTCACTACTTCACGCGCATCATGCATGGCAATCGCGAGGTCCCCACCGGTCCGGCACAGCGTGTTCGAGTCGACTGGGACAGTAAGGCACAGCAGATGTCGCTTCAATTCGAACTGCCCCTGTTAACCCCCTTGATGCCCGGCGATCGGCCATTGGTGGTCTCAGTAGCGGACCCAACGTTCTATGTCGCGTACAGTTTTGAGGCCCCAGATGCCGTCACCTTGCTGGCGGCGCCATCAAGCTGTAGTGCCAAATATGAAATGCCCAAACCGCTTGACGCACAAACAGCCCAGCGTCTTGCTGCGATCGGACCTGATGTCACCGAACTGCCTTCTGACCTGATGGCAGTTACTCAAACTCTGCAACACCGGGTAATTCTGACATGCCTGTGA